A window of Cloacibacillus sp. An23 contains these coding sequences:
- a CDS encoding phosphate ABC transporter ATP-binding protein, giving the protein MNAAKNCAEVEGLRVSFNGSEVLHGITAKFPRRGITVLMGRSGSGKTTLLRSLNRLNECFDGYEGSGSAKLLINGEMTDIYGDGSPEPSQIRRRAGMVFQIPNPLPLSLKKNITLPLELTLGLGKREAAERMERSLRRAGLWDEVKDRLNDAASSFSGGQQQRMCLARTLALEPDILLLDEPTASLDRRSAETIETLLQELEKTIPIIMVSHSLAQAAKLAARFVIMSDGQITKTLTHEELPENESPETFLEGLL; this is encoded by the coding sequence ATGAACGCTGCTAAAAACTGCGCCGAAGTGGAAGGGCTGCGCGTCTCATTCAACGGATCCGAAGTGCTCCACGGCATAACGGCGAAATTTCCGCGCCGCGGGATAACGGTGCTGATGGGCCGCTCCGGCTCCGGCAAGACGACGCTGCTGCGCTCGCTGAACAGGCTCAACGAATGCTTCGACGGCTACGAAGGAAGCGGAAGCGCGAAACTGCTCATAAACGGCGAAATGACCGACATATACGGGGACGGCTCGCCCGAGCCCTCGCAGATACGCCGGCGCGCCGGCATGGTCTTCCAGATTCCGAACCCGCTGCCGCTCTCGCTCAAAAAAAATATAACGCTGCCGCTCGAGCTGACGCTCGGCCTCGGAAAGCGCGAGGCGGCGGAGCGCATGGAACGCAGCCTGCGCCGCGCCGGGCTCTGGGACGAGGTGAAAGACCGCCTCAACGACGCCGCGTCGAGCTTCTCCGGCGGCCAGCAGCAAAGAATGTGCCTCGCGCGCACGCTCGCGCTCGAGCCGGACATCCTTCTGCTCGACGAGCCGACGGCCTCGCTCGACCGCCGCTCCGCCGAAACGATAGAAACGCTGCTGCAAGAGCTTGAAAAAACCATCCCGATAATAATGGTCTCCCACAGCCTCGCGCAGGCCGCGAAGCTGGCCGCGCGCTTCGTCATAATGAGCGACGGGCAGATAACGAAAACCCTGACGCACGAAGAACTGCCGGAAAACGAAAGCCCGGAAACGTTCCTGGAAGGGCTGCTGTAA
- a CDS encoding ABC transporter permease subunit, whose protein sequence is MKAKLTLLRVLAFFGAAYVAGCCGALIFFIAEKGFPVLGPQLFFGDTKPLDAILGLRPVWDGIWPAFAGTLCLVALTMLMAALPGICFGLYLARFARGKLKERLSLAVDMLASVPSIVMGLFGFVLILVLRHTFAPGATTCIFLAAFCMALLVMPSLVVTTRSSVESLPPNLYFTGASLGLSEGQILRRLLVPAAARGILGGVMLAMGRAAEDTAVIMLTGVVVNSGMPAGLGAKFEALPFLIYYTAAQYMDENELLCGFGAALVLLLLSALLMGAAWLCQRGMERRWRGVK, encoded by the coding sequence GTGAAGGCTAAGCTCACGCTTCTCCGCGTCCTCGCGTTCTTCGGGGCGGCCTACGTCGCCGGATGCTGCGGGGCGCTGATATTTTTCATCGCGGAGAAGGGCTTCCCCGTGCTCGGACCGCAGCTTTTCTTCGGCGACACGAAGCCGCTCGACGCTATTCTCGGCCTGCGTCCCGTCTGGGATGGCATCTGGCCCGCTTTCGCAGGGACGCTCTGCCTCGTCGCGCTGACTATGCTGATGGCGGCGCTGCCCGGGATATGCTTCGGCCTTTACCTCGCGCGGTTCGCGCGCGGTAAGCTTAAAGAGCGGCTGTCGCTAGCGGTGGATATGCTCGCGAGCGTGCCGTCGATAGTGATGGGGCTTTTCGGCTTCGTGCTCATACTGGTTCTGCGGCATACCTTCGCGCCCGGGGCGACGACCTGCATATTCCTCGCCGCCTTCTGCATGGCGCTGCTGGTCATGCCGTCGCTGGTCGTGACTACGCGCTCGTCGGTCGAGAGCCTGCCGCCTAATCTTTATTTTACCGGCGCCTCGCTGGGTTTGTCCGAGGGACAGATACTGCGCCGCCTGCTCGTTCCCGCCGCAGCACGCGGCATTTTGGGCGGCGTGATGCTCGCGATGGGGCGCGCGGCGGAGGACACGGCGGTCATCATGCTGACCGGCGTCGTGGTCAATTCAGGAATGCCGGCGGGGCTCGGCGCGAAGTTCGAGGCCCTGCCTTTTCTCATATACTACACGGCGGCGCAGTACATGGACGAGAACGAGCTGCTTTGCGGCTTCGGCGCGGCGCTCGTGCTGCTCCTGCTCTCCGCGCTGCTGATGGGCGCGGCGTGGCTCTGTCAGAGGGGCATGGAACGCCGCTGGAGGGGTGTCAAATAA
- a CDS encoding ABC transporter permease subunit: MTADRKAPFLLRASAAYVTALLASVFVFIIFCAAEGFYMSGGELFSSVWKPEAHRFGILPMIAATAALSLSALALGWLVSFGCVCYIHGFGGKRSGALLLSLLRMMTAVPTVVYGFASVFLLVPFIRDGFGGSGLSWMTATFILALLITPTMVLTMDGAVEQAARESRLAAASLGLSRAEHLAFVVLPSCREWLWGAALLGFGRAAGDTMIPTMLAGNAVQYPVSPLAAIRTLTAHIGLVLSSDVGGTAYYSLFAAGGILLALSTGANLIFRTLRGRKRREG, translated from the coding sequence ATGACTGCAGATAGAAAAGCTCCTTTTTTGCTCCGCGCTTCCGCGGCTTATGTGACGGCGCTTCTGGCGTCGGTCTTCGTCTTTATTATTTTCTGTGCCGCCGAGGGCTTCTATATGAGCGGCGGCGAGCTGTTCAGCTCCGTCTGGAAGCCCGAGGCGCATCGTTTCGGCATTCTGCCTATGATCGCGGCGACGGCTGCGCTTTCGCTTTCGGCGCTCGCGCTGGGCTGGCTGGTGTCGTTCGGCTGCGTCTGCTATATCCACGGCTTCGGCGGAAAACGCAGCGGGGCGCTGCTTTTATCGCTGCTCCGCATGATGACCGCCGTACCCACCGTCGTCTACGGCTTCGCATCGGTGTTCCTGCTAGTCCCGTTCATCCGCGACGGTTTCGGCGGCTCGGGTCTCTCGTGGATGACGGCCACTTTTATCTTAGCTCTGCTGATTACGCCCACTATGGTGCTGACCATGGACGGCGCGGTGGAGCAGGCCGCGCGCGAAAGCAGGCTGGCGGCGGCCTCGCTCGGACTTTCGCGCGCGGAGCATCTGGCCTTCGTCGTGCTGCCGTCGTGCCGCGAGTGGCTTTGGGGCGCGGCGCTGCTCGGCTTCGGGCGCGCGGCGGGGGATACGATGATCCCGACGATGCTCGCCGGCAACGCCGTGCAGTATCCCGTCTCGCCGCTCGCGGCTATACGCACGCTGACGGCGCACATCGGCCTGGTGCTTTCGTCGGACGTCGGCGGCACGGCCTATTATTCGCTTTTCGCAGCGGGGGGCATCCTGCTCGCGCTCAGCACAGGCGCGAACCTTATATTCCGCACGCTGCGCGGGAGGAAGCGCCGTGAAGGCTAA
- a CDS encoding phosphate ABC transporter substrate-binding protein: MRMKRFLLGALICLFAASACAAAPLDAFKGQKGKIDIAGGTAHIPVMQEAAKRIMSVNPDIRITVAGGGSGVGVKQVGEGLVEIGNTGRPLKAEEVEKYGLKTFPFAIDGVAVVVHPSNKVEELTFAQVADIYAGKITNWKEVGGEDAQINLYIREDGSGTREVFTDKAIKGGDVAASANVVNSNGAMKTAVAKDKNAIGYVGIGHIDESVKAPKLEGMTATQENAANGSYTVVRDLFMNTKGDPQGLTALFIDYIYSPEGAEIISAAGYIPIPRK, encoded by the coding sequence ATGAGAATGAAGAGGTTTCTTCTCGGGGCGCTGATATGCCTGTTCGCCGCCTCGGCCTGCGCCGCGGCTCCGCTCGACGCTTTCAAGGGTCAGAAGGGGAAGATCGACATCGCCGGAGGCACGGCGCACATCCCCGTGATGCAGGAGGCGGCCAAGCGCATCATGTCCGTCAATCCCGACATCCGCATCACCGTCGCGGGCGGCGGCTCCGGCGTCGGCGTGAAGCAGGTCGGCGAGGGGCTCGTCGAGATAGGCAACACCGGACGCCCGCTTAAGGCCGAAGAGGTGGAGAAGTACGGGCTTAAGACGTTCCCGTTCGCCATCGACGGAGTAGCGGTCGTCGTGCATCCGTCGAACAAGGTCGAAGAGCTGACTTTCGCGCAGGTCGCGGACATCTACGCCGGCAAGATAACGAACTGGAAAGAGGTCGGCGGCGAGGACGCGCAGATCAATCTCTATATCCGCGAGGACGGCAGCGGCACGCGCGAGGTCTTCACCGATAAGGCCATCAAGGGCGGCGACGTGGCTGCTTCGGCCAACGTCGTCAATTCCAACGGCGCTATGAAGACCGCCGTCGCGAAGGACAAGAACGCCATCGGCTACGTCGGCATCGGCCACATAGACGAGTCCGTGAAGGCCCCGAAGCTCGAGGGCATGACGGCGACGCAGGAGAACGCAGCGAACGGAAGCTACACCGTCGTCCGCGACCTCTTCATGAACACGAAGGGCGACCCGCAGGGGCTGACCGCGCTCTTCATCGACTACATCTATTCGCCTGAGGGCGCGGAGATAATCAGCGCCGCGGGCTATATCCCCATTCCGAGGAAGTAA
- a CDS encoding hemolysin III family protein has protein sequence MPKDKREITSSATHLAGALLAAAGLARLAYVAWSREEGTAAFVSVLVFGASMVLLYCTSSLYHWCCAVHARAASFMQRLDHMAIFLLIAGTYTPVCVLRLGRPAGCVMLALVWGAAAAGFVIKIFWMRAPVWVSCAVYLAMGWLAAFFIVPLWRAMSAAEMAWLVAGGLLYTAGAVIFALERPRLKFRWFGPHELFHLFVMGGSLCHYVTISGCIA, from the coding sequence ATGCCAAAAGATAAACGTGAAATAACAAGTTCGGCTACGCACCTCGCGGGCGCACTGCTCGCCGCGGCGGGACTGGCGAGGCTCGCGTACGTCGCGTGGAGCCGGGAGGAAGGGACTGCGGCCTTCGTATCGGTGCTCGTCTTCGGCGCGAGCATGGTCCTGCTTTACTGCACGAGCTCGCTCTACCATTGGTGCTGCGCCGTCCACGCGCGCGCCGCCTCTTTTATGCAGAGGCTCGACCACATGGCGATATTCCTGCTCATCGCCGGGACTTATACGCCTGTCTGCGTGCTGCGGCTGGGCCGGCCGGCGGGGTGCGTGATGCTTGCTCTGGTCTGGGGCGCGGCGGCCGCCGGGTTCGTCATCAAGATTTTCTGGATGCGCGCGCCGGTGTGGGTCTCATGCGCCGTCTATCTCGCCATGGGGTGGCTTGCGGCCTTTTTCATCGTTCCGCTGTGGCGCGCGATGTCCGCCGCCGAAATGGCGTGGCTCGTCGCTGGCGGCCTGCTCTACACGGCGGGTGCCGTGATCTTCGCGCTCGAACGCCCGCGCCTGAAATTTCGATGGTTCGGCCCTCACGAGCTGTTCCATCTTTTCGTGATGGGCGGCTCGCTCTGCCACTACGTCACGATTTCCGGCTGCATCGCGTAA
- a CDS encoding XRE family transcriptional regulator, translating to MSFSETIRRYRKERGWTLEALSKRVDLSVAQLSKLETGKSEPSIDSLRRLAAVYGVAVSALTSSEGREPLSPVRSGGGFVVMTGEGGDVTLRFLTMRRSARMQPVEAVMPRGSKLCPKQLAPGDTFFYVVTGRVSFYYGDCESCEMGAGDSLYFDGFVPHRWENEGESEAVLVLCGDIPSA from the coding sequence ATGAGTTTCTCGGAAACTATAAGACGATACCGGAAGGAACGCGGATGGACGCTTGAAGCGTTGTCGAAGCGCGTCGATTTGTCCGTCGCCCAGCTCTCGAAGCTGGAGACCGGGAAGTCGGAGCCGAGCATCGACAGCCTGCGCAGGCTCGCCGCAGTCTACGGCGTCGCGGTCTCCGCTTTGACGAGCTCCGAGGGGCGCGAGCCTCTTTCACCCGTGCGCAGCGGCGGCGGCTTCGTCGTTATGACGGGCGAGGGCGGAGACGTTACGCTGCGGTTCCTCACGATGCGGCGCAGCGCCAGGATGCAGCCGGTCGAGGCCGTCATGCCGCGCGGCTCTAAGCTCTGTCCTAAGCAGCTCGCGCCTGGCGACACCTTCTTCTACGTCGTGACGGGGCGCGTCAGTTTTTATTACGGCGACTGCGAGAGCTGCGAGATGGGCGCGGGCGATTCGCTCTATTTCGACGGATTCGTGCCGCACCGATGGGAAAACGAAGGAGAATCGGAGGCCGTGCTGGTGCTGTGCGGCGACATCCCTTCCGCGTAA
- a CDS encoding cupin domain-containing protein, with amino-acid sequence MADFKESLIFPAGERFDNKNFSGEVWLKMLTEGACPIANVTFAPGCRNNWHTHRGGQILLVTAGRGYYQEWDGEARELKPGDVVEIPAEVKHWHGAAPDSWFSHIAIEVHPELGPATWLEPVSDEVYGKLK; translated from the coding sequence ATGGCTGATTTCAAAGAAAGCCTTATATTCCCTGCGGGGGAGAGATTCGACAACAAAAACTTCAGCGGCGAGGTCTGGCTCAAAATGCTGACCGAAGGCGCGTGCCCGATAGCGAACGTGACCTTCGCGCCCGGCTGCCGCAACAACTGGCACACCCACCGCGGCGGGCAGATACTGCTCGTCACCGCGGGGCGCGGCTACTACCAGGAATGGGACGGCGAAGCGCGCGAGCTGAAACCCGGCGACGTGGTTGAAATCCCCGCCGAAGTCAAGCACTGGCACGGCGCGGCCCCCGATTCGTGGTTTTCGCACATTGCGATAGAAGTACACCCCGAGCTTGGTCCCGCGACATGGCTCGAGCCGGTATCCGACGAAGTCTACGGGAAACTGAAGTAA
- a CDS encoding TonB-dependent receptor, producing MLLTASPPLEYKLFVIKAHASEKTIDLPKEEISGSAVEDDKLMLSPGSVTVIRPQEMKGEQKNLPELLKQVPGLHVIELKGRGAYTTASVRGSTSSQVSVYVDGVLMNLGSEAAVDLSAIPVENVEKIEVYRGYIPARFGGASMGGVINIVTLKPEEAGGSLSAGIGSYGRFRGGFTYNMPLGGGAMLASANYERSDGDFDYWNDNNTPYTPTDDYKADRRNNGYKNSDVLVKWSDDDWTVEGGWKRSDRELPYAAPGADKPNSPPGARQVVDQWNAVVSRRGELGDLSYGVRFEYLYQTKEYDDPENMLGGWGDQHNKYETRRFGAAFDGALPLGERHMLEFLWNYYNEELHTKGDVVALGGRERHTRDTWNGQLQDTVSLNKSGDFWLTPIVRWNSAEGESKFSWGAALTKRLPNGWTVKLTGGTYNRAPNMYELYGDGAFVVASESLEWEEGRQYDVSVAWKGNVAEADVTAELTYFYRKSENLIDYIMTNPRYAQYRNIGEAEVSGLELEATVKHGRWDAYLSATYMEAKNKTPGYMYDSPLPNRPKWEALLRVGRKILKEDRGTIFAELRHIGENYYDMRGEVGWDDLTTFGLGFKYQITDTLKLVAGVDDLFDAGSDVLLFATGNGPERTLWYPIQGRTFYATLIWTF from the coding sequence ATGTTGCTGACAGCATCTCCCCCATTAGAATATAAACTTTTTGTAATTAAAGCGCACGCGTCCGAAAAGACTATCGATCTGCCGAAAGAAGAAATCAGCGGAAGCGCCGTCGAGGACGATAAGCTTATGCTGTCGCCCGGGTCGGTTACCGTTATACGTCCTCAGGAAATGAAGGGCGAACAAAAAAATCTTCCCGAATTGCTTAAGCAGGTTCCCGGGCTTCATGTGATAGAACTGAAAGGACGCGGGGCTTATACCACCGCTTCGGTCCGCGGGAGTACATCGTCTCAGGTTTCCGTGTACGTTGACGGCGTGCTGATGAATTTAGGCAGCGAAGCAGCCGTAGACCTTTCCGCCATACCTGTAGAAAACGTAGAGAAAATAGAGGTCTACAGAGGATATATCCCCGCGAGGTTCGGCGGCGCTTCGATGGGCGGCGTCATCAATATCGTTACTTTGAAGCCTGAAGAAGCGGGCGGATCTCTCAGCGCAGGGATAGGTTCATACGGGCGCTTCCGCGGCGGCTTCACTTACAATATGCCGCTTGGAGGCGGCGCCATGCTGGCCTCAGCGAATTATGAGCGCAGCGACGGCGATTTCGACTATTGGAACGACAACAATACGCCGTATACGCCGACCGACGATTACAAAGCCGATAGGCGGAATAACGGGTATAAGAATTCAGACGTTCTGGTCAAGTGGAGCGACGACGACTGGACTGTGGAAGGCGGATGGAAACGCAGCGACAGAGAGCTGCCGTACGCCGCGCCCGGGGCGGATAAGCCGAACAGCCCGCCAGGCGCGCGTCAGGTCGTAGACCAGTGGAACGCCGTCGTTTCAAGGAGAGGCGAGCTCGGCGATCTCAGCTATGGAGTACGTTTCGAATACCTGTATCAAACCAAAGAATACGACGACCCGGAAAACATGCTCGGCGGCTGGGGCGACCAGCACAATAAATATGAGACGCGCCGCTTCGGCGCGGCTTTTGACGGGGCGCTTCCGCTCGGCGAGCGCCATATGCTTGAATTCCTCTGGAATTATTATAACGAAGAGCTTCATACGAAAGGCGACGTCGTCGCTCTCGGCGGAAGAGAACGCCATACGCGCGATACATGGAACGGACAGCTGCAGGATACCGTCAGCCTTAATAAAAGCGGCGACTTCTGGCTCACTCCTATCGTCAGATGGAATTCCGCCGAGGGAGAAAGCAAATTTTCGTGGGGGGCCGCTCTGACGAAGCGGCTTCCGAACGGCTGGACGGTCAAGCTGACCGGCGGGACGTACAACAGGGCTCCCAATATGTACGAACTCTATGGCGACGGGGCGTTCGTCGTCGCCAGCGAAAGTCTTGAGTGGGAAGAGGGCCGTCAGTACGACGTATCAGTCGCGTGGAAGGGCAATGTCGCCGAGGCCGACGTCACGGCCGAACTGACCTATTTTTACAGGAAGTCCGAAAATCTTATCGACTACATCATGACCAATCCGCGCTACGCGCAGTACAGGAACATCGGCGAAGCGGAAGTCTCCGGCCTCGAGCTGGAAGCGACGGTGAAGCACGGCAGATGGGACGCTTATTTGTCGGCGACATACATGGAGGCGAAGAACAAAACCCCTGGCTACATGTATGACTCGCCTCTGCCGAACCGTCCGAAGTGGGAGGCGCTTCTGCGCGTCGGCAGAAAGATACTGAAAGAAGACAGAGGAACGATATTCGCCGAGCTGCGGCATATAGGAGAGAATTATTACGACATGCGGGGCGAAGTCGGGTGGGACGACCTGACTACATTCGGCCTCGGTTTCAAATATCAGATAACCGATACTCTAAAGCTTGTAGCCGGAGTCGACGATCTGTTCGACGCAGGGTCGGACGTGCTGCTTTTCGCGACCGGAAACGGCCCGGAGAGGACGCTCTGGTATCCGATTCAGGGGCGCACCTTCTACGCGACTCTGATCTGGACGTTCTAA
- a CDS encoding helical backbone metal receptor, whose amino-acid sequence MSGKPVKIIALLLLFVAFLLSSPVLAAPRRIVSLSPVGTEILYMLNQGGNVVGVTDFCDYPPEARRVPKVGGFTGISLENLISMTPDLVVLQDIHEELASKLSGLGVPYVMAKQESVEDVYRSILAVGAACSAGELAERRAADIKSSIALIAEKTASLPKRSVLLCVSREPGEPRISAFFAAGGKTFYDELIALAGGENVLKNASAAYPKISAEGLVSLDPEVVIDLAGDGAYYHSSGNIDRDALFAEERLRGQWLSGPKVRAVRGGRVSVLCGTVYLRPGPRIPEILKAFAAAIHPEAEL is encoded by the coding sequence GTGTCCGGCAAGCCGGTAAAAATTATTGCGCTTTTATTATTGTTCGTCGCGTTTTTATTATCTTCTCCCGTTTTGGCGGCCCCGCGCAGAATCGTCTCGCTGAGCCCCGTCGGGACGGAGATTTTGTATATGCTGAATCAGGGGGGCAATGTAGTCGGAGTAACCGATTTCTGCGACTATCCGCCCGAGGCCCGGCGGGTTCCGAAAGTCGGAGGCTTTACCGGCATATCGCTGGAAAATCTGATTTCGATGACGCCAGATCTCGTCGTTCTTCAGGATATACACGAGGAGCTCGCCTCAAAACTATCCGGGCTGGGCGTCCCTTACGTCATGGCCAAGCAGGAAAGCGTCGAAGACGTTTATCGGTCGATACTCGCCGTAGGCGCGGCATGTTCCGCCGGCGAGCTTGCGGAGCGGCGCGCGGCAGATATCAAATCGTCGATCGCCTTAATCGCCGAAAAAACGGCGTCTTTGCCGAAGCGAAGCGTCCTTCTCTGTGTTTCCCGCGAGCCCGGCGAGCCGCGGATATCCGCTTTTTTCGCCGCGGGAGGCAAGACTTTCTATGACGAGCTGATTGCTCTTGCCGGAGGCGAGAACGTTCTGAAAAACGCTTCAGCCGCGTATCCGAAGATATCGGCCGAGGGGCTTGTGTCTCTGGACCCGGAGGTCGTTATCGATTTGGCCGGGGATGGCGCATATTATCATTCTTCGGGGAATATCGACAGGGACGCCTTGTTCGCGGAGGAGCGGCTGCGCGGGCAGTGGCTCTCTGGGCCGAAGGTGCGCGCGGTGCGCGGCGGGCGCGTCTCCGTCCTGTGCGGCACGGTATATCTGCGCCCGGGGCCGCGCATTCCGGAGATTCTAAAGGCTTTCGCCGCGGCGATACACCCGGAGGCGGAGCTGTGA